From a region of the Toxotes jaculatrix isolate fToxJac2 chromosome 7, fToxJac2.pri, whole genome shotgun sequence genome:
- the sgsm1a gene encoding small G protein signaling modulator 1 isoform X3, with protein sequence MATIMAEAETRQRLLRTVKKEVKQIMEEAVTRKFVHEDSSHIVSFCAAVEACVLHGLKRRAAGFLRSNKIAALFMKVGKSFAPAEELCRKAQELEQIIETKRSQSLQSQDSLRKMPRLPSLTPQGVKNLWIRTALFEKVLDKIVLYLVENSSKYYEKEAVLMDPVDGPILASLLVGPCALEYTKMKTADHFWTDPSADELVQRHRIHGGHSRQDSPTKRPALCIQKRHSSSSMDERPSPSPSAREYVESLHQNSRATLLFGKNNVLVQPRDDMEAIPGYLSLHQTADIMTLKWTPNQLMNGSVGDLDYERSVYWDYAMTIPLGEIVYLHCHQQVDSGGTVVLVSQDGIQRPPLRFPRGGHLLQFLSCLENGLLPHGQLDPPLWSQRGKGKVFPKLRKRVPQGSGSSDSVSDKEEDEATDYVFRILFPNSQSEFVTPPDLMDQGATMWHPTLRKSSCSSCSQGSFSDGAMPKGCNHERTPLKLLCDNMKYQIISRAFYGWLAYCRHLSTVRTHLSALVNHTIVAPDVPCDAYKGLTTEVWQTFLQDCTAYEEQELLRLVYFGGVDPSLRKEVWPFLLGHYQFGMSEDERKEVDEQVRVCYQQTMCEWLGCEEIVRQREKEQHAAALAKCSSGASMDSSSQKMIHHDSTVSNESQSSQSSDRQSLARLQSDSSSSTQLFTSSHPFPWSSLLPFGLFFQVFESVEEVDQIETEPKTEETKQVPKMPNGALQNGTSSPDSGHPSSRNFSVTSGLSDGSLSTEDSAAPDTTPRSAAVPQSSQSPVKPAGLEGEGLTEEMHSQEKAEGKDKEQEEGKASDVTVTAENIKAEVIDDNVTQPLKEGQVMADKETCLQPEKQENVEESEATKTEDTKIEDKGLDTDIKGVKSLESGETEREMSVEDATMVSAAATESKGDLAEQSLKKEGRIEETSKLKERNEEKIKEMDESKTNKPQEVFLMEGKEKIFKNPAAPEVEKNLLFSADARVSRAREAYCVSQKEETQLMTESDESPSAIEMEEIPKAKVSMVPWSRKGRCEPSSSSEDSAPHVELRQEEEQGKPSPEGTESILSEEPEMESLYPHFDSLTGSGGTKNEATSQESAGSTFSQELLDLYTLNLHRIEKDVQRCDRNYWYFTPANLEKLRNIMCSYIWRHLDIGYVQGMCDLLAPLLVILDDEAMAFSCFTELMKRMNQNFPHGGAMDTHFANMRSLIQILDSELFELMHQNGDYTHFYFCYRWFLLDFKRELVYEDVFAVWETIWAAKYVSSSHFVLFIALALVEIYRDIILENNMDFTDIIKFFNEMAEHHNIKQILTLARDLVCKVQMLIENK encoded by the exons GTGAAGCAGATTATGGAGGAAGCTGTCACCAGGAAATTTGTTCACGAAGACAGCAGCCACATTGTGTCCTTTTGTG CTGCAGTGGAGGCATGTGTCCTCCATGGGCTGAAACGACGAGCTGCAGGCTTTCTCCGCAGCAACAAGATAGCGGCCCTCTTCATGAAGGTGGGGAAAAGTTTTGCCCCAGCCGAGGAGCTGTGCAGGAAGGCCCAGGAGCTTGAGCAGATCATCGAGACAAA ACGAAGTCAAAGCTTACAAAGTCAAGACAGCCTTCGCAAGATGCCCCGACTGCCCAGCCTTACCCCTCAGGGAGTCAAGAACTTGTGGATCCGGACAGCTTTGTTTGAGAAGGTGCTGGACAAGATTGTCCTCTACCTGGTGGAGAACAGCAG TAAATACTACGAGAAAGAGGCCGTTCTAATGGACCCCGTAGACGGACCTATCCTTGCCTCTCTGTTAG TTGGACCTTGTGCTTTGGAGTACACAAAGATGAAGACAGCTGACCACTTCTGGACAGACCCGTCTGCTGACGAGTTGGTGCAAAGACATCGCATCCACGGTGGCCACTCCAGGCAGGATTCTCCCACCAAGAGGCCTGCACTGTGT ATCCAGAAGCGGCACTCAAGCAGCAGCATGGACGAACGCCCTTCCCCCTCACCATCAGCTCGTGAATATGTGGAGTCACTGCATCAAAACAGCAGGGCGACCCTATTGTTCGGCAAAAACAACGTGCTTGTACAACCG AGGGACGACATGGAGGCGATCCCAGGTTACCTCTCTCTGCACCAGACTGCTGACATCATGACACTGAAGTGGACGCCCAATCAGCTCATGAACGGCTCTGTTGGAGACTTGGACTATGAACGCAG TGTATACTGGGACTATGCCATGACTATCCCTCTAGGGGAGATAGTTTACTTGCACTGTCATCAACAAG TGGACAGTGGGGGGACGGTGGTGCTGGTCAGTCAGGATGGGATCCAAAGACCTCCACTTCGCTTCCCCAGAGGAGGCCACTTGCTCCAGTTCCTCTCCTGCCTGGAGAACGGCCTTCTTCCCCACGGCCAGCTGGACCCTCCGCTCTGGTCCCAGAGGGGAAAG GGAAAGGTGTTTCCTAAGCTACGGAAGAGAGTTCCTCAGGGATCTGGATCCTCAGACTCAGTCTCAGATAAGGAGGAGGACGAGGCCACAGACTATGTCTTTCGCATCCTCTTTCCAAACAGCCAGTCTGAGTTTG TGACTCCTCCAGACTTGATGGATCAGGGAGCTACAATGTGGCATCCCACTCTAAGGAAGTCCTCGTGTTCCTCTTGTTCTCAGGGGAGCTTCTCTGACGGGGCGATGCCCAAGGGTTGCAACCACGAGAG GACTcctctgaagctgctgtgcGACAACATGAAGTATCAGATCATCTCTCGGGCATTTTATGGCT GGTTGGCATACTGCCGTCACCTGTCTACTGTGCGTACACACCTCTCCGCCCTCGTCAATCACACCATTGTGGCGCCCGACGTGCCGTGTGATGCCTACAAAGGGCTCACCACAGAAGTGTGGCAGACATTCCTCCAGGACTGCACA GCCTACGAGGAGCAGGAGCTGCTTCGCCTGGTCTACTTTGGTGGTGTGGACCCCTCCCTGCGTAAAGAGGTGTGGCCTTTCCTGCTGGGTCATTACCAGTTTGGGATGTCAGAAGACGAGAGGAAGGAG GTGGATGAACAGGTCAGAGTGTGCTACCAGCAGACCATGTGCGAGTGGCTCGGCTGTGAGGAGATCGTCCGCCAGCGGGAGAAGGAGCAGCATGCTGCAGCTTTAGCAAAGTGCTCTTCTGGGGCGAGCATGGACAGTTCCAGTCAGAAGATGATCCATCATGACTCCACTGTGAGCAATGAG TCCCAGTCCTCCCAGAGCTCAGACAGGCAGAGTCTGGCTCGCCTGCAGAGtgactccagcagcagcacacag TTATTCACATCCTCCCATCCCTTCCCCTGGAGTAGTCTGCTTCCCTTTGGCTTGTTCTTTCAGGTGTTTGAGTCCGTAGAGGAGGTTGACCAGATCGAGACGGAGCCCAAGACCGAAGAGACCAAACAGGTGCCAAAGATGCCCAACGGAGCTCTGCAGAACGGGACGAGCTCTCCGGATTCTGGGCACCCCTCCTCCCGCAACTTCTCTGTCACCTCTGGCCTGTCCGACGGCTCGCTCAGCACAGAGGACAGCGCTGCACCTGATACAACCCCGAGATCTGCAGCTGTCCCTCAGTCATCACAGAGCCCTGTCAAACCTGCAGGGTTAGAGGGAGAaggtctgacagaggaaatgCACAGCCAGGAGAAAGCTGAAGGGAAGgacaaagagcaggaggagggaaaagcATCTGATGTGACCGTGACAGCAGAAAATATCAAGGCTGAGGTGATAGACGATAACGTGACTCAACCATTGAAAGAGGGGCAGGTGATGGCCGACAAAGAGACATGTTTGCAacctgaaaaacaggaaaatgttgaGGAGTCAGAAGCTACCAAAACAGAGGACACCAAGATTGAAGATAAAGGCTTGGATACAGACATTAAAGGAGTTAAATCTTTAGAgtcaggagaaacagaaagagaaatgtcCGTTGAGGATGCAACGATGGTGTCAGCAGCTGCTACAGAATCCAAAGGAGACCTCGCTGAACAAAGCCtcaaaaaagaagggagaaTTGAGGAAACATCAAAgctcaaagaaagaaatgaggaaaagaTAAAGGAAATGGATGaatcaaagacaaacaaaccacaGGAGGTTTTTTTGAtggaagggaaagaaaaaatattcaaaaatccTGCGGCTCCTGAAGTGGAAAAGAACCTCCTTTTCTCAGCAGATGCCAGGGTCTCGAGAGCAAGAGAAGCCTACTGCGTATCTCAGAAAGAGGAGACTCAGCTCATGACTGAATCTGATGAGTCTCCCTCAGCCATAGAGATGGAGGAGATCCCCAAAGCCAAAGTTTCCATGGTGCCTTGGAGCAGGAAGGGACGTTGTGAACCCTCGTCTTCCTCTGAGGACTCAGCCCCTCACGTGGAGctcaggcaggaggaggagcagggaaaGCCCAGTCCAGAGGGCACAGAGTCCATCCTGTCAGAGGAGCCGGAGATGGAGAGCCTGTACCCTCACTTTGATTCTCTGACCGGGTCTGGAGGCACCAAGAATGAAGCCACCTCTCAAGAATCTGCCGGGAGTACCTTTTCT caaGAGCTTTTGGACTTGTACACACTCAATCTACACCGCATTGAAAAGGACGTCCAGCGCTGTGACAGGAACTACTGGTACTTCACTCCTGCCAACCTGGAGAAACTGCGCAACATTATGTGCAG CTATATCTGGAGGCACCTTGACATCGGTTACGTACAGGGCATGTGTGATCTCCTGGCTCCACTACTAGTCATTCTGGATGATG AGGCCATGGCCTTCAGCTGTTTCACTGAACTCATGAAGAGAATGAATCAAAACTTTCCACATGGAGGAGCTATGGATACTCACTTTGCCAACATGCGCTCTCTAATCCAG ATCCTGGATTCTGAGCTGTTTGAGCTAATGCACCAAAACGGAGACTACACCCACTTCTACTTCTGCTACCGCTGGTTTCTCCTAGACTTCAAGCGGG AGCTGGTATATGAGGACGTGTTTGCAGTCTGGGAAACCATCTGGGCAGCCAAGTATGTCTCCTCTAGTCATTTTGTCCTCTTCATTGCACTGGCACTGGTGGAGATCTACAGGGACATCATCCTGGAGAACAACATGGACTTCACTGACATCATAAAGTTCTTCAATG aaaTGGCTGAGCACCACAACATAAAGCAGATTTTGACCCTGGCCAGAGATCTGGTGTGCAAGGTGCAGATGCTGATTGAGAACAAGTGA
- the sgsm1a gene encoding small G protein signaling modulator 1 isoform X4, whose product MATIMAEAETRQRLLRTVKKEVKQIMEEAVTRKFVHEDSSHIVSFCAAVEACVLHGLKRRAAGFLRSNKIAALFMKVGKSFAPAEELCRKAQELEQIIETKRSQSLQSQDSLRKMPRLPSLTPQGVKNLWIRTALFEKVLDKIVLYLVENSSKYYEKEAVLMDPVDGPILASLLVGPCALEYTKMKTADHFWTDPSADELVQRHRIHGGHSRQDSPTKRPALCIQKRHSSSSMDERPSPSPSAREYVESLHQNSRATLLFGKNNVLVQPRDDMEAIPGYLSLHQTADIMTLKWTPNQLMNGSVGDLDYERSVYWDYAMTIPLGEIVYLHCHQQVDSGGTVVLVSQDGIQRPPLRFPRGGHLLQFLSCLENGLLPHGQLDPPLWSQRGKGKVFPKLRKRVPQGSGSSDSVSDKEEDEATDYVFRILFPNSQSEFVTPPDLMDQGATMWHPTLRKSSCSSCSQGSFSDGAMPKGCNHERTPLKLLCDNMKYQIISRAFYGWLAYCRHLSTVRTHLSALVNHTIVAPDVPCDAYKGLTTEVWQTFLQDCTAYEEQELLRLVYFGGVDPSLRKEVWPFLLGHYQFGMSEDERKEVDEQVRVCYQQTMCEWLGCEEIVRQREKEQHAAALAKCSSGASMDSSSQKMIHHDSTVSNESQSSQSSDRQSLARLQSDSSSSTQVFESVEEVDQIETEPKTEETKQVPKMPNGALQNGTSSPDSGHPSSRNFSVTSGLSDGSLSTEDSAAPDTTPRSAAVPQSSQSPVKPAGLEGEGLTEEMHSQEKAEGKDKEQEEGKASDVTVTAENIKAEVIDDNVTQPLKEGQVMADKETCLQPEKQENVEESEATKTEDTKIEDKGLDTDIKGVKSLESGETEREMSVEDATMVSAAATESKGDLAEQSLKKEGRIEETSKLKERNEEKIKEMDESKTNKPQEVFLMEGKEKIFKNPAAPEVEKNLLFSADARVSRAREAYCVSQKEETQLMTESDESPSAIEMEEIPKAKVSMVPWSRKGRCEPSSSSEDSAPHVELRQEEEQGKPSPEGTESILSEEPEMESLYPHFDSLTGSGGTKNEATSQESAGSTFSQELLDLYTLNLHRIEKDVQRCDRNYWYFTPANLEKLRNIMCSYIWRHLDIGYVQGMCDLLAPLLVILDDEAMAFSCFTELMKRMNQNFPHGGAMDTHFANMRSLIQILDSELFELMHQNGDYTHFYFCYRWFLLDFKRELVYEDVFAVWETIWAAKYVSSSHFVLFIALALVEIYRDIILENNMDFTDIIKFFNEMAEHHNIKQILTLARDLVCKVQMLIENK is encoded by the exons GTGAAGCAGATTATGGAGGAAGCTGTCACCAGGAAATTTGTTCACGAAGACAGCAGCCACATTGTGTCCTTTTGTG CTGCAGTGGAGGCATGTGTCCTCCATGGGCTGAAACGACGAGCTGCAGGCTTTCTCCGCAGCAACAAGATAGCGGCCCTCTTCATGAAGGTGGGGAAAAGTTTTGCCCCAGCCGAGGAGCTGTGCAGGAAGGCCCAGGAGCTTGAGCAGATCATCGAGACAAA ACGAAGTCAAAGCTTACAAAGTCAAGACAGCCTTCGCAAGATGCCCCGACTGCCCAGCCTTACCCCTCAGGGAGTCAAGAACTTGTGGATCCGGACAGCTTTGTTTGAGAAGGTGCTGGACAAGATTGTCCTCTACCTGGTGGAGAACAGCAG TAAATACTACGAGAAAGAGGCCGTTCTAATGGACCCCGTAGACGGACCTATCCTTGCCTCTCTGTTAG TTGGACCTTGTGCTTTGGAGTACACAAAGATGAAGACAGCTGACCACTTCTGGACAGACCCGTCTGCTGACGAGTTGGTGCAAAGACATCGCATCCACGGTGGCCACTCCAGGCAGGATTCTCCCACCAAGAGGCCTGCACTGTGT ATCCAGAAGCGGCACTCAAGCAGCAGCATGGACGAACGCCCTTCCCCCTCACCATCAGCTCGTGAATATGTGGAGTCACTGCATCAAAACAGCAGGGCGACCCTATTGTTCGGCAAAAACAACGTGCTTGTACAACCG AGGGACGACATGGAGGCGATCCCAGGTTACCTCTCTCTGCACCAGACTGCTGACATCATGACACTGAAGTGGACGCCCAATCAGCTCATGAACGGCTCTGTTGGAGACTTGGACTATGAACGCAG TGTATACTGGGACTATGCCATGACTATCCCTCTAGGGGAGATAGTTTACTTGCACTGTCATCAACAAG TGGACAGTGGGGGGACGGTGGTGCTGGTCAGTCAGGATGGGATCCAAAGACCTCCACTTCGCTTCCCCAGAGGAGGCCACTTGCTCCAGTTCCTCTCCTGCCTGGAGAACGGCCTTCTTCCCCACGGCCAGCTGGACCCTCCGCTCTGGTCCCAGAGGGGAAAG GGAAAGGTGTTTCCTAAGCTACGGAAGAGAGTTCCTCAGGGATCTGGATCCTCAGACTCAGTCTCAGATAAGGAGGAGGACGAGGCCACAGACTATGTCTTTCGCATCCTCTTTCCAAACAGCCAGTCTGAGTTTG TGACTCCTCCAGACTTGATGGATCAGGGAGCTACAATGTGGCATCCCACTCTAAGGAAGTCCTCGTGTTCCTCTTGTTCTCAGGGGAGCTTCTCTGACGGGGCGATGCCCAAGGGTTGCAACCACGAGAG GACTcctctgaagctgctgtgcGACAACATGAAGTATCAGATCATCTCTCGGGCATTTTATGGCT GGTTGGCATACTGCCGTCACCTGTCTACTGTGCGTACACACCTCTCCGCCCTCGTCAATCACACCATTGTGGCGCCCGACGTGCCGTGTGATGCCTACAAAGGGCTCACCACAGAAGTGTGGCAGACATTCCTCCAGGACTGCACA GCCTACGAGGAGCAGGAGCTGCTTCGCCTGGTCTACTTTGGTGGTGTGGACCCCTCCCTGCGTAAAGAGGTGTGGCCTTTCCTGCTGGGTCATTACCAGTTTGGGATGTCAGAAGACGAGAGGAAGGAG GTGGATGAACAGGTCAGAGTGTGCTACCAGCAGACCATGTGCGAGTGGCTCGGCTGTGAGGAGATCGTCCGCCAGCGGGAGAAGGAGCAGCATGCTGCAGCTTTAGCAAAGTGCTCTTCTGGGGCGAGCATGGACAGTTCCAGTCAGAAGATGATCCATCATGACTCCACTGTGAGCAATGAG TCCCAGTCCTCCCAGAGCTCAGACAGGCAGAGTCTGGCTCGCCTGCAGAGtgactccagcagcagcacacag GTGTTTGAGTCCGTAGAGGAGGTTGACCAGATCGAGACGGAGCCCAAGACCGAAGAGACCAAACAGGTGCCAAAGATGCCCAACGGAGCTCTGCAGAACGGGACGAGCTCTCCGGATTCTGGGCACCCCTCCTCCCGCAACTTCTCTGTCACCTCTGGCCTGTCCGACGGCTCGCTCAGCACAGAGGACAGCGCTGCACCTGATACAACCCCGAGATCTGCAGCTGTCCCTCAGTCATCACAGAGCCCTGTCAAACCTGCAGGGTTAGAGGGAGAaggtctgacagaggaaatgCACAGCCAGGAGAAAGCTGAAGGGAAGgacaaagagcaggaggagggaaaagcATCTGATGTGACCGTGACAGCAGAAAATATCAAGGCTGAGGTGATAGACGATAACGTGACTCAACCATTGAAAGAGGGGCAGGTGATGGCCGACAAAGAGACATGTTTGCAacctgaaaaacaggaaaatgttgaGGAGTCAGAAGCTACCAAAACAGAGGACACCAAGATTGAAGATAAAGGCTTGGATACAGACATTAAAGGAGTTAAATCTTTAGAgtcaggagaaacagaaagagaaatgtcCGTTGAGGATGCAACGATGGTGTCAGCAGCTGCTACAGAATCCAAAGGAGACCTCGCTGAACAAAGCCtcaaaaaagaagggagaaTTGAGGAAACATCAAAgctcaaagaaagaaatgaggaaaagaTAAAGGAAATGGATGaatcaaagacaaacaaaccacaGGAGGTTTTTTTGAtggaagggaaagaaaaaatattcaaaaatccTGCGGCTCCTGAAGTGGAAAAGAACCTCCTTTTCTCAGCAGATGCCAGGGTCTCGAGAGCAAGAGAAGCCTACTGCGTATCTCAGAAAGAGGAGACTCAGCTCATGACTGAATCTGATGAGTCTCCCTCAGCCATAGAGATGGAGGAGATCCCCAAAGCCAAAGTTTCCATGGTGCCTTGGAGCAGGAAGGGACGTTGTGAACCCTCGTCTTCCTCTGAGGACTCAGCCCCTCACGTGGAGctcaggcaggaggaggagcagggaaaGCCCAGTCCAGAGGGCACAGAGTCCATCCTGTCAGAGGAGCCGGAGATGGAGAGCCTGTACCCTCACTTTGATTCTCTGACCGGGTCTGGAGGCACCAAGAATGAAGCCACCTCTCAAGAATCTGCCGGGAGTACCTTTTCT caaGAGCTTTTGGACTTGTACACACTCAATCTACACCGCATTGAAAAGGACGTCCAGCGCTGTGACAGGAACTACTGGTACTTCACTCCTGCCAACCTGGAGAAACTGCGCAACATTATGTGCAG CTATATCTGGAGGCACCTTGACATCGGTTACGTACAGGGCATGTGTGATCTCCTGGCTCCACTACTAGTCATTCTGGATGATG AGGCCATGGCCTTCAGCTGTTTCACTGAACTCATGAAGAGAATGAATCAAAACTTTCCACATGGAGGAGCTATGGATACTCACTTTGCCAACATGCGCTCTCTAATCCAG ATCCTGGATTCTGAGCTGTTTGAGCTAATGCACCAAAACGGAGACTACACCCACTTCTACTTCTGCTACCGCTGGTTTCTCCTAGACTTCAAGCGGG AGCTGGTATATGAGGACGTGTTTGCAGTCTGGGAAACCATCTGGGCAGCCAAGTATGTCTCCTCTAGTCATTTTGTCCTCTTCATTGCACTGGCACTGGTGGAGATCTACAGGGACATCATCCTGGAGAACAACATGGACTTCACTGACATCATAAAGTTCTTCAATG aaaTGGCTGAGCACCACAACATAAAGCAGATTTTGACCCTGGCCAGAGATCTGGTGTGCAAGGTGCAGATGCTGATTGAGAACAAGTGA